In Candidatus Pantoea floridensis, the genomic window GCAAAGTGGTGATGATGCCGCTTGATGCCAGTAGCTTGCTTGGCGCGATAGGCGGGATCAGTGAACTGCTGAAGGAGAGCCGTCAGGAGCGCAGACCATGATCCTCATGGAGCTGATTGCGCACCCCCACTGGTTCTGGCTCACTCTGGGCGGCCTGCTGCTTGCCGCCGAAATGCTGGGCACCAGCGGTTACTTGCTGTGGAGCGGCTTAGCGGCGGTGGCCGTGGCGCTGATTGAATGGATTGTTCCCATCTCATGGACCAGCCAGGGAATTATGTTTGCGGTGATGACGCTGCTGAGCGTTTTTTTCTGGTACCGCTGGATGCGCTATCGTGAATCGTCACAGCAGCCCAATACGCTCAATCAGCGCGGCAGCCAATTAATGGGGATGCAGCTCACGCTGGATAACACCCTAAAAAATGGCCTTGGCCACGTGCGCATTGGTGACAGCAGCTGGCGCGTGCAGGCGGAGAGCGATCTGCCTGCCGGTACGCCGGTGATTGTGACCGGCGTCGTCGGTATTACGCTAATCATTCAGCCGCGCTTTCCCTCGGCCTGATGGCAGCACCCTGCCAGATGATTGATAATCGGACACTCTGCGCCGTCATCGCCCGGACAGGCTTCTGCTAGCGCCAGCAACCGCGCGCGCATGGCATGTAACTCTTCAATATGCGCGGCAATCTCGGCGGCTTTCTGCAAGGTACGCGCTTTTACATCGGCGCTGTGACGTGCGGGATTGTTAAAAAGCGCCACCATTTCACGGCACTCTTCCAGCGTAA contains:
- the cueR gene encoding Cu(I)-responsive transcriptional regulator — its product is MNISDVAKKTGLTSKAIRFYEEKGVVTPPARSDNGYRHYAAHHIDELNLLRQARQVGFTLEECREMVALFNNPARHSADVKARTLQKAAEIAAHIEELHAMRARLLALAEACPGDDGAECPIINHLAGCCHQAEGKRG
- a CDS encoding NfeD family protein, yielding MILMELIAHPHWFWLTLGGLLLAAEMLGTSGYLLWSGLAAVAVALIEWIVPISWTSQGIMFAVMTLLSVFFWYRWMRYRESSQQPNTLNQRGSQLMGMQLTLDNTLKNGLGHVRIGDSSWRVQAESDLPAGTPVIVTGVVGITLIIQPRFPSA